From the genome of Candidatus Liberimonas magnetica, one region includes:
- the secE gene encoding preprotein translocase subunit SecE, producing the protein MNVWFKEVIQFFMDAYAELRKVTWLSRKEAIASTIIVIVLVVIVAVFVGFADFVLARILSVLL; encoded by the coding sequence ATGAATGTATGGTTTAAGGAAGTAATTCAATTTTTTATGGATGCGTATGCCGAACTCCGCAAAGTCACATGGTTATCGCGAAAAGAAGCCATAGCATCTACAATCATAGTTATTGTTTTAGTCGTTATCGTAGCGGTATTTGTAGGTTTTGCAGATTTTGTGCTAGCTAGAATACTTTCGGTGTTATTATAA